The Leucoraja erinacea ecotype New England unplaced genomic scaffold, Leri_hhj_1 Leri_1032S, whole genome shotgun sequence genome includes a window with the following:
- the LOC129715138 gene encoding histone H1.5-like produces the protein MTETAAAEAVPQAVPAAQTKAPKKKKAPARSKAAGLKLGEQIDKLVADCRDRRGLSLFAIKKGLAANSVDVDKYGHLIRMCIKRRLVNGLLVQNKGSFKTGKGEAAVKSVKKAKVSAAKTSRSKKPTAKKSPTKKSLAKKSTPMKLAVKKVGAKKPAVKKVGVKKPAVKKVSTKKVVAKKPAAKVTAAKKASPKKAATKNPQKAAKKLVKRQVKAKSKKAATNK, from the coding sequence ATGACGGAGACCGCAGCCGCTGAAGCGGTTCCTCAAGCCGTCCCCGCCGCTCAAACTAAGGCTCCCAAGAAGAAGAAGGCGCCCGCCCGGAGCAAGGCAGCCGGTCTCAAGCTGGGCGAACAGATCGACAAACTTGTGGCGGATTGCCGCGATCGCAGAGGGTTGTCTTTATTTGCGATAAAGAAGGGTCTGGCCGCCAACAGCGTCGATGTGGACAAGTACGGCCACCTGATCAGGATGTGCATCAAGAGGAGATTAGTAAACGGTTTActggtccagaacaagggctccTTCAAGACCGGCAAGGGAGAAGCGGCCGTGAaatcagtaaagaaagcgaaggtTTCAGCAGCCAAGACATCCAGGAGCAAGAAACCGACGGCCAAGAAATCCCCGACCAAGAAATCACTGGCAAAAAAATCTACCCCCATGAAATTAGCGGTCAAGAAAGTTGGGGCCAAGAAACCAGCGGTCAAGAAAGTTGGGGTCAAGAAACCAGCGGTCAAGAAAGTTTCCACTAAGAAAGTTGTGGCCAAGAAACCAGCGGCTAAAGTAACGGCGGCGAAGAAAGCATCGCCCAAGAAGGCGGCGACGAAAAACCCCCAAAAGGCAGCAAAGAAGCTGGTAAAACGCCAGGTGAAGGCGAAATCCAAGAAGGCAGCGACCAACAAGTGA
- the LOC129715140 gene encoding histone H3 — MARTKQTARKSTGGKAPRKQLATKAARKSAPATGGVKKPHRYRPGTVALREIRRYQKSTELLIRKLPFQRLVREIAQDFKTDLRFQSSAVMALQEASEAYLVGLFEDTNLCAIHAKRVTIMPKDIQLARRIRGERA; from the coding sequence ATGGCCCGGACCAAGCAGACAGCGCGCAAATCGACCGGAGGGAAAGCTCCTCGCAAACAGCTGGCGACCAAAGCGGCTCGGAAGAGCGCTCCAGCCACGGGCGGAGTGAAGAAGCCTCATCGCTACAGGCCCGGCACCGTGGCTCTGAGGGAGATCCGGCGCTACCAGAAATCCACCGAGTTGCTCATCCGCAAACTGCCCTTCCAGCGCCTGGTGCGGGAGATCGCTCAGGACTTCAAGACAGACCTGCGCTTCCAGAGCTCGGCCGTCATGGCCCTGCAGGAGGCCAGCGAGGCTTACCTGGTGGGGCTCTTTGAGGACACCAACCTGTGCGCAATCCACGCCAAGCGAGTCACCATCATGCCCAAAGACATCCAGCTGGCCCGCCGCATCCGCGGGGAGCGCGCCTaa